A stretch of the Amycolatopsis sp. BJA-103 genome encodes the following:
- a CDS encoding MFS transporter has translation MTSKATFRQILAVGELRAIWFAELQSILGDQVARVALSVLVFQRTQSATWPALTYALTYLPDLIGGPLLGGLADRFPRRAVMVYSDVVRALLVAVLAIPGIPLPVLAAVLVVVQLANAPFTAAQAAVLPSVLSGDSYVLGQSLLKITNQVGQLAGFALGGAVIAAVGTGRGLALDAVTFAVSAIVLRLGVRARPATGAAGPATSTLRRLSAGARTIWHDRRLRALVGLAWLAGFVIVPEGLAVPYAAEIGGGAVTAGLLLAAHPLGIVLGVFVLGRLVRPEVRLRMVGILALGAIVPLAAFWFRPSLPYAAGLLVLSGMCAAYQVTASTTFMRLVPDTERGQAFGLAGSGLIAVQGIGLIAGGLLVGVLGSPATTVSVIALAGLVVAVPATRAWRHVAPLHPL, from the coding sequence GTGACCTCGAAGGCGACCTTCCGGCAGATCCTCGCGGTCGGTGAACTGCGGGCCATCTGGTTCGCGGAACTCCAGTCCATCCTCGGCGACCAGGTGGCCAGGGTCGCCCTGTCGGTGCTGGTGTTCCAGCGGACCCAGTCGGCGACCTGGCCCGCGCTGACCTACGCGCTCACCTACCTTCCCGACCTGATCGGCGGACCGCTGCTCGGCGGCCTCGCGGACCGGTTCCCGCGCCGCGCGGTGATGGTCTACTCCGACGTCGTCCGGGCGCTCCTGGTCGCGGTCCTCGCCATTCCCGGCATCCCGCTGCCCGTGCTCGCCGCCGTCCTGGTGGTGGTGCAGCTGGCGAACGCGCCGTTCACCGCGGCACAGGCCGCCGTCCTGCCGTCGGTGCTGAGCGGGGACTCCTACGTGCTCGGCCAGTCGTTGCTGAAGATCACCAACCAGGTCGGCCAGCTCGCCGGATTCGCACTGGGCGGCGCGGTGATCGCGGCGGTCGGGACCGGCCGGGGACTCGCGCTCGACGCGGTGACGTTCGCTGTCTCCGCGATCGTCCTGCGGCTCGGTGTCCGCGCCCGGCCCGCGACGGGAGCCGCCGGACCGGCGACGTCGACCCTGAGGCGGCTTTCGGCGGGCGCCCGCACGATCTGGCACGACCGGCGGTTGCGCGCGCTGGTCGGGCTGGCGTGGCTCGCGGGGTTCGTGATCGTGCCGGAAGGGCTCGCCGTGCCCTACGCCGCGGAGATCGGCGGCGGGGCGGTGACGGCGGGCCTGCTGCTCGCCGCGCATCCGCTGGGGATCGTGCTCGGGGTGTTCGTGCTGGGCCGCCTCGTGCGTCCCGAAGTCCGGCTGCGGATGGTCGGGATACTGGCGCTGGGCGCGATCGTGCCACTCGCGGCGTTCTGGTTCCGGCCGTCGCTCCCCTACGCCGCCGGACTGCTCGTGCTGTCCGGGATGTGCGCGGCCTACCAGGTCACCGCGAGCACCACGTTCATGCGGCTGGTCCCCGACACCGAACGAGGCCAGGCGTTCGGCCTCGCCGGGTCGGGACTCATCGCCGTGCAGGGAATCGGGCTGATCGCCGGCGGCCTGCTCGTCGGCGTACTCGGTTCACCCGCGACGACGGTCTCGGTCATCGCACTCGCCGGTCTCGTAGTGGCTGTTCCGGCCACCCGGGCTTGGCGCCACGTGGCCCCGCTTCACCCCCTTTGA
- a CDS encoding VanW family protein, translating to MFDHDVRRARRTVEGGELPQEPRWPESHAEQTDILPVVTPGFAESATPQEPAPPKRRRSYRKAALIGGGVLGLLVVAYALDVLVSQGSVPRGVTVAGVDVGGMDRAAAEKELRGGIEPRLTRPVKVVAGDTEESLAPTAAGLRLDWPATLDQAGDQPLNPFTRVASFFTTTEVGVVTQTEDAKLTPALENLRDKIDRDPVEGTVRFEEARPVAVEPKTGQKLDVEAAKQTILDRWASGEPLTLAVTQTPVKVSPEAVHAALEQVAKPAVAAPIVIKGEGKDAIVKPDAIAGALTFEPVDGGVLNPKVDNNKIIEAAGPQLKSTEKEGKDAQIVFEGGKPTVQPSEDANVVDWEPSLKPVLDVLKRTGARDLPVTYKKTPAKVTTEQANQLGIKEVVSEFKTGGFAADSGTNIRVVAQKVNGAIVKPNEMFSLNGFTGPRGAAQGYVEAGVIKDGAPGREVGGGISQFATTLYNASYFAGMKDTEHKEHSYYISRYPAAREATVFQNHGGGSVIDLKFTNDGDTGVAIQTIWSPSDITIRLWGTKKYTVESIPGGRTNPSEPPTKPGPAENCKPSNGAPGFTTSDTRVIKDAASGREVRRHTRNVHYNPQPKITCGTE from the coding sequence ATGTTCGATCACGACGTCCGGCGTGCTCGCCGGACCGTGGAGGGTGGAGAGTTGCCGCAGGAACCGCGCTGGCCCGAGTCCCATGCCGAGCAGACGGACATTCTCCCGGTCGTCACGCCCGGGTTCGCGGAGTCTGCCACGCCGCAGGAGCCCGCGCCACCGAAACGCCGTCGCAGCTATCGCAAGGCCGCCCTCATCGGCGGCGGCGTGCTCGGCCTGCTGGTCGTCGCGTACGCCCTCGACGTGCTGGTCTCCCAGGGCAGCGTCCCCCGCGGCGTCACCGTCGCCGGGGTCGACGTCGGCGGGATGGACCGCGCGGCCGCCGAGAAGGAGCTCAGGGGCGGCATCGAGCCGCGGCTGACCCGGCCGGTGAAGGTCGTCGCGGGCGACACCGAGGAGTCGCTGGCGCCGACGGCGGCGGGCCTCCGCCTCGACTGGCCCGCCACCCTCGACCAGGCGGGCGATCAGCCGCTGAACCCGTTCACGCGGGTCGCGTCGTTCTTCACCACCACCGAGGTCGGCGTCGTCACGCAGACCGAGGACGCCAAGCTCACTCCCGCGCTGGAGAACCTGCGCGACAAGATCGACCGCGACCCCGTCGAGGGCACCGTCCGCTTCGAGGAGGCCAGGCCGGTCGCCGTCGAACCGAAGACCGGGCAGAAGCTCGACGTCGAGGCCGCCAAGCAGACGATCCTGGACCGCTGGGCCAGCGGCGAGCCGCTCACCCTCGCGGTCACCCAGACCCCGGTCAAGGTCTCGCCGGAAGCCGTCCACGCCGCTCTCGAGCAGGTCGCGAAGCCCGCCGTGGCGGCGCCGATCGTGATCAAGGGCGAGGGCAAGGACGCGATCGTCAAGCCGGACGCCATCGCGGGCGCGCTCACCTTCGAGCCCGTCGACGGCGGCGTGCTGAACCCGAAGGTCGACAACAACAAGATCATCGAGGCCGCGGGTCCGCAGCTGAAGTCCACCGAGAAGGAGGGCAAGGACGCGCAGATCGTCTTCGAAGGCGGCAAGCCGACCGTCCAGCCCTCCGAGGACGCCAACGTCGTCGACTGGGAGCCGAGCCTGAAGCCGGTGCTCGACGTGCTCAAGCGCACCGGTGCCCGCGACCTGCCGGTGACCTACAAGAAGACCCCCGCCAAGGTGACCACCGAGCAGGCGAACCAGCTCGGCATCAAGGAGGTCGTCAGCGAGTTCAAGACCGGCGGGTTCGCCGCGGACTCGGGGACGAACATCCGGGTCGTGGCGCAGAAGGTCAACGGCGCCATCGTGAAGCCGAACGAGATGTTCAGCCTCAACGGGTTCACCGGGCCGCGCGGTGCGGCGCAGGGCTACGTCGAGGCCGGGGTCATCAAGGACGGCGCGCCCGGCCGCGAGGTAGGCGGCGGGATCTCACAGTTCGCGACCACGCTGTACAACGCCTCGTACTTCGCCGGCATGAAGGACACCGAGCACAAGGAACACAGCTACTACATCAGCCGCTACCCCGCCGCGCGCGAGGCGACGGTGTTCCAGAACCACGGCGGCGGCAGCGTGATCGACCTGAAGTTCACCAACGACGGTGACACCGGCGTCGCGATCCAGACCATCTGGTCGCCCTCGGACATCACGATCCGGCTGTGGGGCACCAAGAAGTACACCGTGGAGTCGATCCCGGGCGGCCGTACCAACCCGTCCGAGCCGCCGACGAAGCCCGGTCCCGCCGAGAACTGCAAGCCCAGCAACGGCGCGCCCGGCTTCACCACCTCGGACACCCGGGTCATCAAGGACGCCGCGAGCGGCCGCGAAGTCCGGCGCCACACCCGGAACGTGCACTACAACCCGCAGCCGAAAATCACCTGCGGTACGGAGTAA
- a CDS encoding saccharopine dehydrogenase family protein, protein MPTGRDHDVVLFGATGFTGGLTAEYLARAAPPGLRLALAGRDPGKLEALREKLFSVNPDFGALPLLRADVSDVDSLRKVAESTKVVATTVGPYVHYGEPLVAACADAGTDYADLCGEPEFVDRMYVAHHARAAETGARLVHACGFDSIPHDLGVLFTVSRLPQGKPIRIDGYVRAGALPSGGTFLSALTAFSRLPSSFRAARDRAAAEPRPVDRRARAPLGTPHRSPDGFWAVPLPTIDPMIVERSAAALPAYGPDFTYRHYAAVKRLPMVAAGAAGMGLVFGAAQIPPARRALSKLLKPGGGPDEARRARSWFSVRFHAESGGERVVTEVSGGDPGYGETAKMLGESALCLALDDLPVTAGQVTTASAMGQALIDRLSDAGLRFATLPHRAA, encoded by the coding sequence ATGCCCACCGGCCGTGATCACGACGTCGTGCTGTTCGGCGCCACCGGGTTCACCGGTGGACTGACAGCGGAGTACCTCGCGCGCGCCGCGCCACCCGGCCTGCGCCTCGCCTTGGCCGGACGCGATCCCGGCAAGCTGGAAGCGTTGCGGGAAAAGCTTTTCTCGGTCAACCCGGACTTCGGCGCTCTGCCACTGCTGCGGGCCGACGTCTCCGATGTGGACTCGCTGCGGAAGGTCGCGGAATCCACGAAGGTCGTCGCCACCACGGTCGGCCCGTATGTCCACTACGGGGAGCCGTTGGTCGCCGCGTGTGCCGACGCCGGGACCGACTACGCGGATCTGTGCGGCGAGCCCGAGTTCGTCGACAGGATGTACGTCGCCCATCACGCCCGCGCGGCCGAGACGGGCGCGCGGCTGGTGCACGCGTGCGGTTTCGATTCGATCCCGCACGACCTCGGCGTCCTCTTCACGGTTTCCCGGCTGCCCCAAGGGAAACCGATCCGGATCGACGGCTACGTGCGCGCGGGCGCGCTCCCGTCGGGCGGCACGTTCCTTTCCGCGCTGACCGCGTTTTCCCGGCTGCCTTCGAGTTTCCGCGCCGCCCGGGATCGCGCCGCGGCCGAACCACGGCCGGTGGACCGCCGGGCGCGTGCCCCGCTCGGCACCCCGCATCGCAGCCCCGACGGTTTCTGGGCGGTACCACTGCCGACCATCGACCCGATGATCGTCGAACGTTCCGCCGCCGCGCTCCCCGCGTACGGCCCCGACTTCACGTACCGGCATTACGCGGCGGTCAAACGGCTTCCGATGGTGGCCGCCGGTGCCGCCGGGATGGGTCTCGTCTTCGGCGCCGCCCAGATCCCGCCCGCGCGGCGGGCGCTGTCGAAGCTGCTGAAGCCCGGCGGCGGCCCGGACGAGGCCAGGCGGGCCCGGTCCTGGTTCTCCGTGCGGTTCCACGCCGAGAGCGGCGGTGAGCGCGTCGTGACCGAGGTGTCCGGCGGCGATCCGGGTTACGGCGAGACCGCGAAGATGCTCGGCGAATCCGCCCTTTGCCTGGCGCTGGACGACCTGCCCGTGACGGCCGGGCAGGTGACCACGGCGAGCGCGATGGGGCAGGCGCTGATCGACAGGCTGAGCGATGCCGGCCTGCGCTTCGCGACCCTGCCCCACCGCGCTGCCTGA
- a CDS encoding APC family permease, with product MGTHRPRRGLGHRRLGAAQIVFFVVAAAGPLFAIAGGVPTNYAVTGSVGVPLSFLLLAPILGLFAVGYAAMSRYITNAGAFYPYVANGVGKSTGAGIAFVTLISYNAIQISIYGLFGWSVSTWLGTLTGSPPPWWLCALVMVVIVGALGVLRVDLNAKVLGVALCLEVAVVAIVDIALFANPAGGSVSWVPLEPSSLFTTGVGAVFAFSAAAFIGFEGAATYGEETREPSRTVGRATFAAIGLTAVLYVVSSLALAVGAGPDVIVTTAAAQGPDLLFNLAGQHLGGTFSDIAYTLFVTGQCAALLSFHNAVARYFFALGREGLLPRSLAKTSKRTGAPVAGSLAQTALGLVVVSLFAIAQRDPVTELFTWLGATASTGVVVIMIAVSLSVIGFFKRRRDAENAWRRWIAPGLAILALSSVLGLILINFDLLLGPAGTFLLRWGLPGLIVLAALVGFLRAEVLRTRDPETYAAIGGPLEDEEEPTRLRSGR from the coding sequence ATGGGTACGCACAGACCGCGGCGCGGTCTCGGCCATCGGCGGCTCGGAGCCGCCCAGATCGTCTTCTTCGTGGTGGCGGCGGCGGGTCCGCTGTTCGCCATCGCGGGCGGGGTCCCGACGAACTACGCGGTCACCGGCAGTGTCGGTGTCCCGCTGTCGTTCCTCCTGCTCGCTCCGATCCTGGGGCTGTTCGCGGTGGGGTACGCGGCGATGAGCCGCTACATCACCAACGCGGGCGCCTTCTATCCCTATGTCGCCAACGGTGTCGGCAAATCCACCGGCGCCGGGATCGCGTTCGTCACGCTGATCAGCTACAACGCCATCCAGATCAGCATCTACGGCCTGTTCGGCTGGTCGGTGTCGACCTGGCTCGGCACGCTCACGGGGTCCCCGCCGCCGTGGTGGCTGTGCGCGCTGGTGATGGTGGTGATCGTCGGCGCGCTCGGGGTCCTGCGGGTCGATCTCAACGCCAAGGTGCTCGGGGTGGCGTTGTGCCTCGAGGTCGCCGTCGTCGCGATCGTCGACATCGCGCTGTTCGCGAATCCCGCGGGAGGAAGCGTTTCCTGGGTGCCGCTGGAGCCGTCGAGCCTGTTCACCACCGGTGTGGGCGCGGTGTTCGCGTTCTCCGCCGCCGCGTTCATCGGCTTCGAGGGCGCGGCGACCTACGGCGAGGAGACTCGCGAACCCAGCCGCACGGTCGGCCGGGCGACGTTCGCCGCGATCGGTCTCACGGCGGTGCTCTACGTCGTCTCGTCGCTCGCGCTGGCCGTGGGCGCCGGACCCGACGTCATCGTCACCACCGCGGCCGCGCAGGGCCCGGATTTGCTGTTCAATCTGGCCGGCCAGCATCTCGGAGGCACGTTCTCCGACATCGCGTACACGCTTTTCGTGACCGGTCAATGCGCGGCGCTGCTGAGCTTCCACAACGCCGTCGCGCGGTATTTCTTCGCGCTGGGCCGGGAGGGGCTGCTGCCGCGTTCGCTGGCCAAGACCAGCAAGCGCACCGGCGCCCCGGTGGCCGGTTCGCTCGCGCAGACCGCGCTCGGGCTGGTGGTGGTGTCGTTGTTCGCGATCGCGCAGCGCGACCCGGTGACGGAACTGTTCACGTGGCTCGGCGCGACGGCGTCGACCGGTGTCGTGGTGATCATGATCGCCGTCTCGCTTTCGGTGATCGGCTTTTTCAAACGGCGCCGCGACGCCGAAAACGCCTGGCGCCGCTGGATCGCGCCGGGGCTGGCGATCCTCGCGTTGTCGTCCGTCCTCGGGCTGATCCTGATCAACTTCGATCTGCTGCTCGGGCCGGCGGGGACTTTCCTGTTGCGCTGGGGCCTGCCCGGCCTGATCGTCCTCGCGGCGTTGGTGGGTTTCCTGCGTGCGGAAGTGCTGCGGACCAGGGATCCCGAGACGTACGCCGCGATCGGCGGCCCGCTCGAAGACGAGGAAGAACCCACCCGGCTGAGGTCCGGACGATGA
- a CDS encoding GGDEF domain-containing protein — MALTNWALWRLPNRGLIGFVLLVDVAAIAGSAWTFLLVPFTPGDALPFAILIASVVLYTELSRPVERVRERFAGTPHISLDSVWTFAAVLLVHPGLAALVIAVSFFYRWFRGQPNPLFRRTFSTSATVLSGFAANAFLTRYAVPFDVLPRDLRSFGLVVAAGGVFLLVNTVLMTIAVYYGTPHERLSKALAKPFEYALETATIALGIIVAWALRDWPVVLLLVVGITLVLHRGVLLRQLKRQARSDAKTGLLNAKAWREAASDELDRARRAGRHTSLLMLDVDRFKLINDRHGHLVGDRYLAAIAETLRTEVRGTDLVGRFGGEEFVVLLPGTPAVHAHAIAERIRSSIAGRADDLPEHVTVSIGLADRPGVTDLDAVIAVADRALYEAKNTGRNRTSGYQVTG, encoded by the coding sequence GTGGCGCTAACGAATTGGGCGCTGTGGCGGCTGCCCAATCGAGGTTTGATCGGCTTCGTCCTCCTGGTGGACGTCGCGGCGATCGCCGGATCCGCCTGGACTTTTCTCCTCGTCCCGTTCACCCCGGGTGACGCCCTCCCCTTCGCGATCCTGATCGCCAGCGTCGTGCTGTACACGGAATTGTCGCGGCCGGTGGAGCGAGTAAGGGAACGGTTCGCGGGCACGCCGCACATCTCGCTCGACAGTGTCTGGACCTTCGCCGCCGTGCTCCTGGTGCACCCCGGGCTCGCCGCGCTGGTCATCGCGGTGTCGTTCTTCTACCGCTGGTTCCGAGGCCAGCCGAATCCGCTGTTCCGGCGGACGTTCTCCACGTCGGCGACCGTGCTCTCGGGCTTCGCGGCCAACGCCTTCCTCACCCGGTACGCGGTCCCGTTCGACGTCCTCCCCCGCGACCTCCGCTCGTTCGGGCTGGTGGTCGCGGCGGGCGGGGTGTTCCTGCTGGTCAACACCGTGCTGATGACGATCGCGGTGTACTACGGCACTCCGCACGAAAGGCTGAGCAAGGCACTGGCGAAGCCGTTCGAGTACGCGCTCGAGACGGCGACGATCGCGCTCGGCATCATCGTCGCGTGGGCGCTGCGGGACTGGCCGGTGGTGCTGCTGCTGGTCGTCGGGATCACGCTGGTGCTGCACCGCGGCGTGCTGCTGCGGCAGCTGAAACGGCAGGCGCGCAGCGACGCCAAGACCGGGCTGCTCAACGCCAAGGCGTGGCGCGAGGCCGCGTCCGACGAACTCGACCGCGCGCGGCGCGCGGGACGGCACACCAGCCTGCTGATGCTCGACGTCGACCGGTTCAAACTGATCAACGACCGGCACGGGCACCTGGTCGGCGACCGGTATCTCGCCGCCATCGCGGAAACGCTGCGCACCGAGGTGCGCGGCACGGATCTGGTCGGGCGGTTCGGCGGCGAGGAGTTCGTCGTCCTGCTGCCCGGTACGCCCGCCGTGCACGCCCACGCGATCGCGGAGCGGATCCGGTCGAGCATCGCGGGCCGGGCGGATGACCTGCCGGAGCACGTGACCGTGTCGATCGGGCTGGCCGACCGGCCGGGCGTGACCGACCTCGACGCGGTGATCGCCGTCGCGGACCGGGCGCTTTACGAGGCCAAGAACACCGGGCGGAACCGGACGTCGGGCTACCAAGTCACCGGCTGA
- a CDS encoding TrpB-like pyridoxal phosphate-dependent enzyme, translating into MAERTKYILDEADLPTRWYNVIPDLPEPPPPPLHPGTREPIGPDDLAPLFPQALIAQEVTTERYVDIPEEVLDVYRLWRPSPLFRARRLEKALGTPARIYYKYEGVSPVGSHKPNTAVPQAFYNAAEGVTRLTTETGAGQWGSALAFACATFGLECEVWQVRASYDQKPYRKLMMETFGATVHPSPSTLTESGRAILAADPASTGSLGIAISEAVEQAAQAENTRYALGSVLNHVLLHQTIIGEEALKQFELAGDTPDVLVGCTGGGSNFGGLAFPFLREKLAGRMDPVIRAVEPAACPTLTRGKYAYDFGDTAGLTPLLKMHTLGHDFIPDPIHAGGLRYHGMSPLISHIYELGLIDAIAIGQEDCFATGVQFARTEGIIPAPEPTHALAACIQEALRCKETGEEKVILTALCGHAHLDLPAYGAYLAGDIVDNALPDSVLEKSLAGLP; encoded by the coding sequence ATGGCGGAGCGGACGAAGTACATCCTCGACGAAGCAGACCTGCCGACCCGGTGGTACAACGTCATCCCGGATCTGCCGGAGCCACCACCGCCGCCCCTGCATCCGGGCACACGCGAGCCGATCGGCCCGGACGATCTCGCGCCGCTGTTCCCCCAGGCGCTCATCGCCCAAGAGGTCACCACCGAACGGTACGTCGACATCCCGGAAGAGGTCCTGGACGTCTACCGGCTCTGGCGCCCGTCGCCGCTGTTCCGCGCGAGGCGGCTGGAGAAGGCGCTCGGTACTCCCGCCCGCATCTACTACAAGTACGAAGGCGTCAGCCCGGTCGGCTCGCACAAGCCCAACACCGCCGTGCCGCAGGCGTTCTACAACGCGGCGGAAGGCGTCACCAGGCTGACCACGGAGACCGGCGCCGGGCAGTGGGGGAGCGCGCTCGCGTTCGCCTGCGCCACCTTCGGGCTCGAATGCGAGGTGTGGCAGGTCCGCGCTTCGTACGACCAGAAGCCGTATCGCAAGCTGATGATGGAGACGTTCGGGGCCACGGTGCACCCCAGCCCGTCGACGCTGACCGAATCCGGCCGCGCGATCCTGGCCGCCGACCCCGCGTCGACCGGGAGCCTCGGCATCGCGATCAGCGAGGCCGTCGAGCAGGCGGCGCAGGCGGAGAACACCCGCTACGCCCTCGGCAGCGTGCTCAACCATGTGCTGCTGCACCAGACGATCATCGGCGAAGAGGCGCTGAAGCAGTTCGAACTGGCCGGGGACACCCCGGACGTGCTCGTCGGCTGCACCGGCGGCGGCTCCAACTTCGGCGGGCTCGCCTTCCCGTTCCTGCGCGAGAAACTCGCCGGGCGGATGGACCCGGTGATCCGCGCGGTCGAACCGGCGGCCTGCCCCACGCTCACCCGGGGGAAGTACGCGTACGACTTCGGGGACACCGCGGGGCTGACGCCGTTGCTGAAGATGCACACCCTCGGTCACGATTTCATTCCCGACCCCATCCACGCAGGTGGCCTGCGCTACCACGGGATGTCACCGCTGATCTCGCACATCTACGAACTCGGGCTCATCGACGCGATCGCCATCGGGCAGGAGGACTGCTTCGCCACGGGTGTCCAGTTCGCCCGCACCGAGGGCATCATCCCGGCACCCGAGCCGACGCACGCGCTCGCCGCCTGCATCCAGGAAGCGTTGCGATGCAAGGAAACCGGTGAGGAGAAGGTGATCCTGACCGCGCTGTGCGGCCACGCGCACCTCGACCTCCCGGCGTACGGCGCGTACCTGGCGGGCGACATCGTCGACAACGCGCTGCCCGACTCCGTCCTCGAGAAGTCCCTCGCCGGCCTTCCGTAA
- a CDS encoding GOLPH3/VPS74 family protein yields the protein MRRLTLVDSLFFLAHDEFTGKPALRRTGLGIGMAGSALCDLLLAERITVERKRIRPLTRRGLAHPALDRVFSEILGEREWHTVREWVDHLRQDLGETVANNLLTAGVINRETDRVLMRKNHRYPPRDLLMSTAARSKARAAVLGTDRPDPHSVCLALLAWTIGLDDLCEPELDRAGLRAWAEATHRELPRALAELISGVDAVGAAVVYTGDRR from the coding sequence ATGCGTCGGCTGACGTTGGTCGATTCCCTGTTCTTCCTCGCCCACGACGAGTTCACCGGAAAACCCGCGCTGCGCCGCACGGGACTCGGCATCGGAATGGCCGGTTCCGCGCTCTGTGATCTCCTCCTCGCCGAGCGGATCACCGTGGAACGCAAGCGAATCCGGCCACTGACGCGGCGAGGCCTCGCCCATCCCGCACTCGATCGGGTGTTCTCGGAAATCCTCGGCGAGCGCGAGTGGCACACCGTCCGGGAATGGGTCGACCACCTCCGCCAGGATCTCGGGGAAACGGTCGCGAACAATCTGCTCACCGCGGGAGTGATCAACCGCGAGACCGACCGTGTGCTCATGCGAAAAAATCACCGGTACCCGCCGCGGGATCTGCTGATGTCGACGGCCGCGCGCAGCAAGGCGAGGGCCGCGGTACTCGGTACCGACCGGCCGGATCCGCATTCGGTCTGCCTGGCCCTGCTGGCCTGGACCATCGGTCTCGACGATCTCTGCGAACCGGAACTCGACCGCGCCGGCCTGCGGGCCTGGGCCGAGGCCACGCACCGGGAGCTCCCGAGGGCGCTCGCCGAGCTGATCTCGGGAGTGGACGCGGTGGGGGCCGCGGTCGTCTACACCGGCGACAGGCGGTGA
- a CDS encoding PHP domain-containing protein, with translation MEPAQALREIAFRLERAGEPTYRVRAFRQAASVIAKVKPDDLRKRAEAGTLTALPNIGKATAAVVEDVLAGRRPAYFEKLGEPELPDGGPMRAALRGDCHTHSDWSDGGSPIEEMAEAARTLGHEWMVLTDHSPRLTVANGLSPERLRRQMDVVAELNETMAPFRILHGIEVDIHLDGTLDQEEDLLEQLDFVVASVHSKLRMPAKEMTPRMLAAVQHPRVRVLGHCTGRLVMGARGKRPESEFDAEAVFTACRDNGVAVEINSRPERRDPPTRLLNLAVDLGCEFAIDSDAHAPGQLDWLVYGCVRATELGIEPDRVINTRTAEDLLAS, from the coding sequence ATGGAACCGGCGCAGGCGTTGAGGGAGATCGCGTTCCGGCTGGAGCGCGCGGGCGAGCCGACCTACCGGGTGCGCGCCTTCCGGCAGGCGGCCTCGGTGATCGCCAAGGTCAAGCCGGACGACCTGCGCAAACGTGCCGAGGCCGGGACGCTGACCGCGTTGCCGAATATCGGCAAGGCGACCGCGGCCGTCGTCGAAGACGTCCTCGCCGGGCGTCGTCCCGCGTACTTCGAGAAGCTCGGCGAGCCGGAGCTGCCCGACGGCGGTCCGATGCGGGCGGCGTTGCGCGGCGACTGCCACACCCATTCGGACTGGTCCGACGGCGGGAGCCCGATCGAGGAAATGGCCGAGGCCGCCCGCACGCTCGGGCACGAATGGATGGTGCTGACGGATCACTCGCCGCGGCTGACCGTCGCCAACGGCCTCTCGCCCGAACGGCTGCGGCGGCAGATGGACGTCGTCGCGGAACTGAACGAGACGATGGCGCCGTTCCGGATCCTGCACGGCATCGAGGTCGACATCCACCTCGACGGCACGTTGGACCAAGAGGAAGACCTGTTGGAGCAATTGGACTTCGTCGTCGCGAGCGTGCATTCGAAACTGCGGATGCCCGCGAAGGAGATGACGCCGCGGATGCTCGCGGCCGTGCAGCACCCGCGGGTGCGGGTGCTGGGGCACTGCACCGGGCGGCTGGTGATGGGGGCGCGCGGGAAGCGGCCCGAGTCGGAGTTCGACGCGGAGGCGGTGTTCACCGCGTGCCGGGACAACGGGGTCGCCGTCGAGATCAACTCGCGTCCCGAGCGCCGGGATCCGCCGACGCGGCTGCTGAACCTGGCCGTGGACCTGGGCTGCGAGTTCGCGATCGACAGCGACGCTCACGCGCCGGGCCAGCTGGACTGGCTGGTTTACGGCTGCGTTCGGGCCACCGAGCTGGGGATCGAGCCGGACCGGGTGATCAACACGCGGACCGCCGAGGACCTGCTGGCCTCGTGA
- a CDS encoding metallophosphoesterase family protein, giving the protein MRLLLIADTHLPPRAKVLPDQVWREVDAADVVVHAGDWVEVALLDELEARSKRLIGVYGNNDGVELRARLPEVARAELDGVRLAVIHETGGKQGRERRCDELFPDTDVLVFGHSHIPWDTVTPKGLRLLNPGSPTDRRRQPFCTYQTAEIRDGELCDVALHELPLRR; this is encoded by the coding sequence TTGCGCCTGCTGCTCATCGCCGACACGCACCTTCCGCCGCGGGCGAAGGTGCTGCCGGATCAGGTCTGGCGCGAGGTCGACGCGGCGGACGTCGTCGTCCACGCCGGCGACTGGGTCGAGGTCGCTCTGCTGGACGAACTCGAGGCCCGGAGCAAGCGGCTCATCGGGGTCTACGGCAACAACGACGGCGTGGAGCTGCGGGCGCGGCTTCCCGAGGTCGCGCGCGCCGAACTCGACGGCGTCCGCCTGGCGGTCATCCACGAAACCGGCGGCAAACAGGGGCGCGAGCGTCGCTGTGACGAACTGTTCCCGGATACCGACGTCCTCGTTTTCGGGCACAGCCACATCCCTTGGGACACGGTCACGCCGAAGGGGCTGCGGCTGCTGAACCCCGGCTCGCCGACCGATCGGCGCCGTCAGCCGTTCTGCACGTATCAGACCGCCGAGATCCGCGACGGCGAACTGTGCGACGTCGCTCTGCATGAGCTGCCTCTTCGCCGCTGA